In Anser cygnoides isolate HZ-2024a breed goose chromosome Z, Taihu_goose_T2T_genome, whole genome shotgun sequence, a genomic segment contains:
- the LOC106045106 gene encoding GTP-binding protein Di-Ras2, which yields MPEQSNDYRVVVFGAGGVGKSSLVLRFVKGTFRESYIPTIEDTYRQVISCDKSICTLQITDTTGSHQFPAMQRLSISKGHAFILVYSITSRQSLEELKPIYEQICQIKGDIESIPIMLVGNKNDENQNREVDSSEGEAMAKKWKCAFMETSAKLNHNVKELFQELLNLEKRRTVSLQIDGKKSKQQKRKEKLKGKCVVM from the coding sequence ATGCCAGAGCAAAGCAATGATTACAGGGTTGTTGTGTTTGGGGCTGGAGGAGTTGGCAAAAGTTCTCTGGTCCTGAGATTTGTGAAAGGTACTTTCAGAGAGAGCTACATCCCTACCATAGAAGACACCTATCGGCAGGTGATCAGCTGTGATAAAAGTATATGCACTTTGCAGATAACTGACACTACCGGAAGCCATCAATTTCCAGCCATGCAACGTCTTTCTATTTCTAAAGGACATGCTTTCATTTTGGTTTACTCTATCACCAGCCGACAGTCCTTGGAGGAACTCAAACCAATCTATGAACAAATATGTCAGATTAAGGGAGACATAGAAAGCATTCCTATAATGCTGGTGGGGAACAAAAATGATGAGAATCAAAATCGAGAAGTGGACAGCAGTGAAGGAGAAGCCATGGCCAAGAAGTGGAAGTGTGCCTTCATGGAGACCTCTGCCAAGCTGAACCACAATGTGAAGGAGTTATTCCAAGAGCTGTTAAACCTGGAGAAACGCAGGACTGTGAGTTTACAAATTGATggcaaaaaaagcaagcaacagaaaaggaaagagaagctgaaaggCAAGTGTGTGGTCATGTGA